The following proteins are encoded in a genomic region of Cellulomonas sp. ES6:
- a CDS encoding AMP-binding protein, with product MHVDLSTAAALEQVAAHQPATPSLVYGTVTTSAGDLARQVRTLAAALARAGVAPGDRVVHVGRNSASLLLTVLACAPLRAVAVPLGFRSAPAELAVLLDRCEPRAVVAEPAHVEAVVAWRGGPDVVRVQVDDDPLAGTPVAVDGSWQRWSALLAGGDPGTTGGARADDAALLLFTSGSSGRPKGVVLTHANLWWSAVGADAAFRTGRGGTTLAVAPMSHIGGLNGLTLRTLATGGRAVVRRAFDADDVLHDIARHRVASLFGVPAMYAALARSPWFDSLDLTSLRTALVGGAPLPGSLLRRFLDRGVPLQQSWGMTETAPACTCVPRDRVRDRGTTVGLPLAHIRLRLVDPATGADVDEPGAPGELWVSGPQVTSGYWRDPDATARAFPEPGWLRTGDVAVRDADGSYRIRGRIGDVINTGGEKVHPAEVEAALEGGPGVGACAVVGLPDDVWGETVTAVVVPAPGTVPDLAELREHAARVIGRHKLPRRLVLVAELPTTGTGKVDRAQVRALASVADAEQVPAYTQREH from the coding sequence ATGCACGTCGACCTGAGCACCGCCGCGGCGCTCGAGCAGGTCGCTGCGCACCAGCCCGCCACGCCGAGCCTCGTCTACGGCACGGTGACCACCTCCGCCGGCGACCTCGCGCGGCAGGTCCGCACGCTCGCGGCGGCGCTCGCCCGGGCCGGGGTCGCGCCGGGCGACCGGGTGGTGCACGTCGGCCGCAACAGCGCCTCGCTGCTGCTGACCGTCCTGGCGTGCGCACCGCTGCGCGCGGTGGCCGTCCCGCTCGGCTTCCGCAGCGCACCCGCCGAGCTCGCGGTGCTGCTCGACCGGTGCGAGCCCCGCGCCGTGGTCGCCGAGCCGGCCCACGTCGAGGCCGTGGTGGCCTGGCGGGGCGGCCCGGACGTCGTGCGCGTGCAGGTCGACGACGACCCCCTCGCCGGCACCCCGGTCGCCGTGGACGGCTCCTGGCAGCGGTGGTCGGCGCTGCTCGCGGGCGGCGACCCCGGCACGACCGGCGGCGCCCGGGCCGACGACGCGGCGCTGCTGCTGTTCACCTCCGGCTCCTCGGGCCGGCCCAAGGGCGTCGTCCTCACGCACGCCAACCTGTGGTGGAGCGCCGTCGGCGCGGACGCCGCGTTCCGGACGGGCCGCGGCGGCACGACGCTCGCGGTCGCCCCGATGTCGCACATCGGCGGGCTGAACGGCCTCACGCTCCGCACGCTCGCCACCGGTGGCCGGGCGGTCGTCCGCCGGGCCTTCGACGCCGACGACGTGCTGCACGACATCGCGCGCCACCGCGTCGCGTCGCTGTTCGGGGTCCCGGCGATGTACGCGGCGCTGGCCCGCTCGCCGTGGTTCGACTCCCTCGACCTGACCAGCCTGCGCACGGCGCTGGTCGGCGGCGCCCCGCTCCCCGGGTCGCTGCTGCGCCGGTTCCTCGACCGCGGCGTCCCGCTCCAGCAGTCGTGGGGCATGACCGAGACCGCGCCGGCGTGCACGTGCGTGCCGCGGGACCGGGTCCGCGACCGCGGCACCACCGTCGGGCTGCCCCTCGCGCACATCCGGCTGCGGCTCGTCGACCCGGCCACGGGCGCCGACGTCGACGAGCCCGGCGCCCCCGGGGAGCTCTGGGTGTCCGGGCCGCAGGTCACGAGCGGCTACTGGCGCGACCCCGACGCGACGGCGCGGGCGTTCCCGGAGCCCGGCTGGCTGCGCACCGGTGACGTGGCGGTCCGGGACGCCGACGGCAGCTACCGCATCCGCGGCCGGATCGGCGACGTCATCAACACCGGCGGCGAGAAGGTGCACCCCGCCGAGGTCGAGGCCGCGCTCGAGGGCGGTCCGGGCGTCGGGGCGTGCGCGGTCGTCGGCCTGCCGGACGACGTGTGGGGCGAGACGGTCACCGCCGTCGTCGTCCCGGCGCCGGGCACCGTCCCGGACCTGGCGGAGCTGCGGGAGCACGCGGCGCGCGTCATCGGCCGGCACAAGCTGCCGCGGCGGCTCGTGCTGGTGGCGGAGCTGCCGACGACGGGCACCGGCAAGGTGGACCGGGCGCAGGTCCGCGCCCTGGCGTCCGTCGCGGACGCCGAGCAGGTGCCGGCGTACACGCAGAGGGAGCACTGA
- a CDS encoding arsenate reductase ArsC: protein MNDATKPSALFVCVHNAGRSQMAAGYLRHLSGGAVEVRSAGSMPAEQINPVAVEAMLEEGIDIRAERPKVLTTDAVKASDVVITMGCGDACPIFPGKRYEDWALEDPAGQGIESVRPIRDEIRRRVLVLLDELGVQPVA from the coding sequence GTGAACGACGCCACCAAGCCCTCCGCCCTGTTCGTCTGCGTGCACAACGCCGGCCGCTCCCAGATGGCCGCCGGCTACCTGCGGCACCTGTCCGGCGGCGCCGTCGAGGTCCGCTCCGCCGGCTCGATGCCCGCCGAGCAGATCAACCCGGTCGCCGTGGAGGCGATGCTCGAGGAGGGCATCGACATCCGCGCCGAGCGCCCCAAGGTCCTCACGACGGACGCGGTGAAGGCGTCCGACGTCGTCATCACGATGGGCTGCGGCGACGCCTGCCCGATCTTCCCCGGCAAGCGCTACGAGGACTGGGCGCTGGAGGACCCGGCCGGTCAGGGCATCGAGTCGGTCCGCCCGATCCGCGACGAGATCCGCCGCCGCGTCCTCGTGCTGCTCGACGAGCTCGGCGTGCAGCCGGTCGCCTGA
- a CDS encoding winged helix-turn-helix domain-containing protein yields the protein MTATTTRRISTPQSRRTAEAVRGWRREGAAGTLGVIDPGSALSDELAHDLAGSGLAVLRSADPYAALVRFATRPVQVAVLVVESDRPGTGPVVQALRDELALPVLLAWDPARSQPPADAVLAGAQPVLRLPLELDDLLARLGEAWPTRPPDGSVLSAGDLVVDTGAYEATLRGAALGLARREMDVLLALVQSSGRVVPRERLCRLWPSTSDQDGNLVATVARLRRHLAHVGAREAIATVRGIGYRLDVAAVESDVRHDPVAVSVRAPARRS from the coding sequence ATGACTGCCACGACGACGCGGCGGATCAGCACGCCGCAGTCCCGCCGGACCGCGGAGGCGGTGCGCGGCTGGCGCCGCGAGGGCGCTGCTGGGACGCTCGGGGTGATCGACCCGGGGTCCGCGCTGTCCGACGAGCTCGCGCACGACCTGGCGGGATCGGGCCTGGCGGTGCTCCGGAGTGCCGACCCGTACGCCGCGCTCGTGAGATTCGCGACGCGCCCGGTACAGGTGGCGGTGCTGGTCGTCGAGAGCGACCGACCGGGCACCGGCCCGGTGGTGCAGGCGCTGCGCGACGAGCTCGCGCTGCCCGTCCTGCTGGCCTGGGACCCGGCACGCAGCCAGCCGCCGGCCGACGCGGTCCTGGCCGGTGCGCAGCCCGTCCTGCGTCTCCCCCTGGAGCTCGACGACCTCCTGGCCCGGCTCGGCGAAGCGTGGCCGACCCGCCCACCGGACGGGTCGGTGCTGTCGGCCGGGGATCTGGTCGTGGACACGGGCGCCTACGAGGCGACGCTCCGCGGAGCTGCGCTGGGCCTCGCCCGCAGGGAGATGGACGTCCTGCTCGCGCTGGTGCAGTCGTCCGGTCGCGTCGTCCCCCGCGAGCGGCTCTGCCGGTTGTGGCCGTCGACGTCCGACCAGGACGGCAACCTCGTGGCGACCGTCGCCCGCCTGCGCCGGCACCTCGCGCACGTCGGCGCGCGTGAGGCGATCGCCACGGTGCGGGGGATCGGCTACCGGCTGGACGTCGCGGCGGTCGAGTCCGACGTCCGTCACGACCCTGTCGCCGTGAGCGTCCGGGCGCCGGCTCGTCGGTCATGA
- a CDS encoding metalloregulator ArsR/SmtB family transcription factor, with product MTTTTPRAAADEDCAPQPSPADHAMGLDAATQVAGTLKVLGDPLRLRMLSLIATSPTGEACVCDLATVADVSQPTVSHHLKLLKDVGLLTSERRGTWVYYRVQPALRGAVTTLLDSFAPAAAEAARLAPLTGLTDAETALTRIADRLAAAFPDRDPAAVLTVVRESYTALARSSAVRSHLVVNTERFARQRLTDAARALAAAQTPHRPQVLFVCVANAGRSQLAAALLHHYAGDAVVVRSAGSAPAGEVHPGVRPLLAELEADAEAFPKPLTDDAVRAADVVITMGCGDTCPVLPGKRYEDWVVGDPALASDTGVRAIRDEIDRRVRALLADLLPDLTVPA from the coding sequence ATGACCACGACGACACCCCGCGCCGCCGCCGACGAGGACTGCGCCCCGCAGCCCTCGCCCGCCGACCACGCGATGGGCCTGGACGCCGCGACGCAGGTCGCCGGCACGCTCAAGGTGCTCGGGGACCCGCTGCGCCTGCGGATGCTGTCGCTGATCGCGACCTCCCCGACCGGCGAGGCGTGCGTGTGCGACCTGGCGACGGTCGCCGACGTCTCCCAGCCGACCGTGTCGCACCACCTGAAGCTGCTCAAGGACGTCGGGCTGCTGACCTCCGAGCGGCGCGGGACCTGGGTCTACTACCGGGTGCAGCCCGCGCTGCGCGGCGCCGTCACCACCCTGCTGGACTCGTTCGCACCCGCGGCGGCCGAGGCGGCGCGCCTCGCACCGCTGACCGGGCTGACCGACGCCGAGACCGCCCTGACCCGGATCGCGGACCGGCTGGCCGCCGCGTTCCCCGACCGCGACCCCGCGGCGGTGCTGACCGTCGTCCGCGAGTCCTACACCGCCCTGGCGCGGTCCTCCGCGGTCCGGTCGCACCTGGTGGTCAACACCGAGCGGTTCGCCCGGCAGCGCCTCACCGACGCCGCCCGCGCCCTGGCCGCGGCGCAGACCCCGCACCGCCCCCAGGTCCTCTTCGTGTGCGTCGCCAACGCCGGACGGTCCCAGCTGGCCGCCGCGCTCCTGCACCACTACGCCGGCGACGCCGTCGTCGTGCGGTCCGCGGGCTCGGCACCCGCCGGCGAGGTGCACCCCGGGGTCCGCCCGCTGCTGGCCGAGCTCGAGGCCGACGCGGAGGCGTTCCCGAAGCCGCTGACCGACGACGCCGTCCGCGCCGCCGACGTCGTCATCACCATGGGCTGCGGCGACACCTGCCCGGTCCTGCCCGGCAAGCGCTACGAGGACTGGGTCGTCGGCGACCCGGCCCTGGCCTCCGACACCGGGGTGCGCGCGATCCGCGACGAGATCGACCGCCGCGTGCGCGCCCTGCTCGCCGACCTGCTGCCCGACCTGACCGTCCCCGCCTGA
- the arsB gene encoding ACR3 family arsenite efflux transporter — MSAPQPDLTATRGRLSTLDRWLPAWIGLAMVGGLALGRFVPALGDLLADLEVGGISLPIALGLLVMMYPVLAKVRYDRVAAVTGDTRLLVSSLALNWVVGPALMFALAWVFLPDLPEYRTGLIVVGLARCIAMVVIWNDLACGDREAAAVLVAINSVFQVVAFSLLGWFYLGVLPGWLGLDTDGLDVSIGQIAVNVLVFLGVPLAAGFASRWIGERSRGRDWYEERFVPRIGPWALYGLLFTIVLLFALQGDAVTSRPLDVARIALPLLVYFAVMWGVGMVAGRSLGLGYARSTTLAFTAAGNNFELAIAVAIGTFGATSGQALAGVVGPLIEVPVLVGLVYVSLWAGRRWFTGTARPATTTAPQEVRS, encoded by the coding sequence ATGAGCGCGCCGCAGCCCGACCTGACGGCGACGCGGGGCCGGCTGTCGACGCTCGACCGGTGGCTGCCGGCGTGGATCGGCCTCGCCATGGTCGGCGGTCTCGCGCTCGGGCGGTTCGTCCCCGCGCTGGGCGACCTGCTGGCCGACCTGGAGGTCGGCGGGATCTCCCTGCCGATCGCGCTCGGCCTGCTGGTGATGATGTACCCGGTGCTGGCCAAGGTCCGCTACGACCGCGTCGCCGCGGTCACCGGTGACACGCGGCTCCTGGTGAGCTCGCTCGCGCTGAACTGGGTGGTCGGGCCGGCGCTGATGTTCGCCCTGGCGTGGGTCTTCCTGCCCGACCTGCCCGAGTACCGCACCGGGCTGATCGTCGTGGGCCTGGCGCGCTGCATCGCGATGGTCGTCATCTGGAACGACCTCGCGTGCGGGGACCGCGAGGCGGCCGCGGTGCTGGTCGCGATCAACTCGGTGTTCCAGGTCGTGGCGTTCTCGCTGCTCGGCTGGTTCTACCTGGGCGTGCTGCCGGGCTGGCTCGGCCTGGACACCGACGGGCTGGACGTCTCGATCGGGCAGATCGCCGTCAACGTGCTGGTGTTCCTCGGCGTCCCGCTGGCCGCCGGGTTCGCGTCGCGGTGGATCGGCGAGCGCAGCCGCGGGCGCGACTGGTACGAGGAGCGCTTCGTGCCGCGCATCGGGCCGTGGGCGCTCTACGGGCTGCTGTTCACGATCGTGCTGCTCTTCGCGCTGCAGGGCGACGCCGTGACCTCGCGGCCGCTGGACGTGGCGCGGATCGCGCTGCCCCTGCTCGTGTACTTCGCCGTGATGTGGGGCGTCGGCATGGTCGCGGGCCGCAGCCTCGGGCTGGGGTACGCCCGCTCGACCACGCTGGCCTTCACCGCGGCGGGCAACAACTTCGAGCTCGCGATCGCCGTCGCGATCGGCACGTTCGGCGCCACCTCCGGCCAGGCGCTGGCCGGGGTCGTCGGCCCGCTCATCGAGGTCCCGGTCCTGGTCGGCCTCGTCTACGTCAGCCTGTGGGCCGGCCGGCGCTGGTTCACCGGAACGGCTCGTCCCGCCACCACCACCGCACCGCAGGAGGTCCGCTCATGA
- the pstB gene encoding phosphate ABC transporter ATP-binding protein PstB, translating to MTSTTTGRDLHPDDAGSVDARPRTGVHRDIPETPSPVLECEDVSVYYGPYQAVQGVSLTFGLNEITALIGPSGCGKSTILRSLNRMNDLVDSARVAGSVRYHGQDLYAKGVDPIEVRRRIGMVFQKPNPFPKSIYDNVAYGPRVTGMRPSSMDDLVEEALTRAALWDEVKDKLKQSAYGLSGGQQQRLCIARTIAVEPDVILMDEPCSALDPIATLRIENLMAELRERYTIVIVTHNMQQAARVADRTAFFTADVDAAGERHGVLVEFDTTARLFEKPADQRTEDYISGRFG from the coding sequence ATGACGAGCACCACCACCGGGCGCGACCTGCACCCGGACGACGCCGGCTCCGTGGACGCCCGCCCCCGCACCGGCGTGCACAGGGACATCCCGGAGACCCCGTCGCCGGTCCTCGAGTGCGAGGACGTCAGCGTCTACTACGGCCCGTACCAGGCCGTGCAGGGCGTGTCCCTGACGTTCGGGCTCAACGAGATCACCGCGCTGATCGGTCCGTCCGGGTGCGGGAAGTCCACCATCCTGCGGTCCCTGAACCGGATGAACGACCTGGTGGACTCCGCACGGGTCGCCGGGTCCGTGCGCTACCACGGCCAGGACCTCTACGCGAAGGGCGTGGACCCGATCGAGGTCCGGCGCCGGATCGGCATGGTGTTCCAGAAGCCGAACCCGTTCCCCAAGTCCATCTACGACAACGTCGCGTACGGCCCCCGCGTCACCGGGATGCGGCCGTCGTCGATGGACGACCTGGTCGAGGAGGCGCTGACCCGGGCGGCGCTGTGGGACGAGGTCAAGGACAAGCTCAAGCAGAGCGCCTACGGGCTGTCCGGGGGGCAGCAGCAACGGTTGTGCATCGCGCGCACGATCGCTGTCGAGCCGGACGTGATCCTGATGGACGAGCCGTGCTCCGCGCTCGACCCGATCGCGACGCTGCGCATCGAGAACCTGATGGCCGAGCTGCGTGAGCGCTACACGATCGTCATCGTCACGCACAACATGCAGCAGGCGGCTCGCGTCGCCGACCGCACCGCCTTCTTCACCGCCGACGTCGACGCCGCGGGCGAGCGGCACGGCGTGCTGGTCGAGTTCGACACCACCGCGCGGCTGTTCGAGAAGCCCGCCGACCAGCGCACCGAGGACTACATCAGCGGCCGGTTCGGCTGA
- the pstA gene encoding phosphate ABC transporter permease PstA: protein MTATSRPLVRTLPTGQRSRERSPGATLFLVLLWVSLLVAFATLVTLLVSTIVEAGDRLDSTLLTEYPSSRPEEAGARPAILGSLWVIGTTAVLAVPLGIAAAVHLEEFADRHSRFNRLLELNIQNLSAIPSIIYGMLAIGTLSLIGVQNKNIVIGGALALALLILPVIIISTREALRAVPREQREASLALGATELQTTWRVTLPAAVPGISTGTILALSRALGEAAPLLLLGALVFISFDPNGLLSGFTTMPIQIFGWTNSPQAGFRELAAAASVLLVVILLAMNALAIIIRNRSQRRW from the coding sequence TGCCGACCGGGCAGCGCTCCCGGGAGCGCAGCCCTGGCGCGACGCTGTTCCTGGTCCTGCTCTGGGTGAGCCTGCTCGTCGCGTTCGCGACCCTGGTGACGCTCCTGGTCAGCACGATCGTCGAGGCGGGCGACCGCCTCGACTCGACACTGCTCACGGAGTACCCGTCGTCCCGGCCCGAGGAGGCCGGTGCTCGGCCGGCCATCCTGGGGTCCCTGTGGGTGATCGGCACCACCGCGGTGCTCGCGGTCCCGCTCGGCATCGCCGCCGCGGTGCACCTGGAGGAGTTCGCCGACCGGCACAGCCGGTTCAACCGGCTGCTGGAGCTGAACATCCAGAACCTGTCGGCGATCCCGTCGATCATCTACGGGATGCTCGCCATCGGGACCCTGTCGCTCATCGGGGTGCAGAACAAGAACATCGTCATCGGCGGAGCGCTCGCCCTGGCCCTGCTGATCCTGCCGGTCATCATCATCTCGACCCGAGAGGCGCTGCGCGCGGTCCCGCGTGAACAGCGTGAGGCGTCCCTCGCGCTCGGTGCGACCGAGCTGCAGACCACCTGGCGGGTCACGCTGCCGGCCGCGGTCCCGGGAATCTCCACCGGGACGATCCTGGCGCTGTCGCGGGCCCTGGGCGAGGCCGCACCTCTGCTGCTGCTCGGCGCCCTGGTGTTCATCTCGTTCGACCCGAACGGGCTGCTGAGCGGGTTCACCACGATGCCCATCCAGATCTTCGGGTGGACCAACAGCCCCCAGGCGGGGTTCCGCGAGCTGGCGGCCGCCGCGTCGGTGCTGCTCGTGGTGATCCTGCTCGCCATGAACGCGCTGGCGATCATCATCCGCAACCGGTCCCAGCGCCGCTGGTGA
- a CDS encoding metalloregulator ArsR/SmtB family transcription factor, translated as MPTSAADERRTDPGAPPLRTVRLVLAREEAERTASVLRAVSDPTRLQLLSVVHHSPDGRARVKDLAAALELRSPTISHHVSMLVDAGVLVREPAGREAWYTIVPDRLTAIGDLLR; from the coding sequence GTGCCGACCTCCGCAGCAGACGAGCGGCGCACCGACCCCGGTGCGCCGCCGCTGCGGACCGTCCGGCTGGTGCTCGCCCGCGAGGAGGCCGAGCGCACCGCGAGCGTGCTGCGGGCGGTGTCCGACCCGACCCGGCTGCAGCTGCTGAGCGTCGTGCACCACAGCCCGGACGGACGTGCCCGGGTCAAGGACCTGGCGGCGGCGCTCGAGCTGCGTTCACCCACGATCAGCCACCACGTGTCGATGCTCGTCGACGCGGGCGTGCTCGTCCGGGAACCCGCCGGGCGGGAGGCGTGGTACACGATCGTCCCGGATCGTCTCACGGCGATCGGCGACCTCCTGCGCTGA